Proteins from a genomic interval of Ictalurus furcatus strain D&B chromosome 2, Billie_1.0, whole genome shotgun sequence:
- the bcat2 gene encoding branched-chain-amino-acid aminotransferase, mitochondrial, protein MAALRTALCGRFLQPLPVRSGSLRFASSSFKAADLTIEKSRTPNPKPDPSSLGFGKFFSDHMLTVNWTEKGGWEAPQIKPFQNLSLHPASSALHYSIELFEGMKAFRGVDNQIRLFRPMLNMERMYRSADRCCLPLFDKHELLECIKKLIELDHEWVPYSTDASLYIRPTFIGTEPSLGVSKPGHALLFVIVGPVGPYFTTGAFSPVSLLADPRFVRACRGGVGAYKMGSNYGPTIAIQSEAVKQGCQQVLWLYGGNEEITEVGTMNLFIYWTNEKGERELVTPPLDGIILPGVTRQSLLDLARQWGEFKVTERTLVMTELLDALKGGRVLEAFGAGTACVVCPVGSLLYKGQPFEIPTMKNGPDLATRFYKELTDIQYGRSRSDWAPVIVA, encoded by the exons ATGGCGGCCCTGAGGACG gcattATGTGGACGTTTCCTGCAGCCTCTCCCCGTGCGTTCGGGATCTCTGCGCTTCGCCAGCTCCTCTTTCAAG GCTGCAGATCTGACCATCGAGAAGAGCCGGACACCGAACCCCAAGCCCGACCCATCCTCCCTGGGCTTTGGGAAGTTTTTTTCCGATCACATGTTGACTGTGAACTGGACGGAGAAAGGAGGATGGGAAGCTCCTCAGATTAAACCCTTCCAAAACCTCTCTCTCCACCCGGCGTCCTCCGCCCTGCACTACTCCATCGAG CTGTTTGAGGGGATGAAGGCGTTCCGTGGAGTGGATAATCAGATTCGTCTGTTCCGGCCCATGCTGAACATGGAGCGCATGTATCGCAGTGCAGACCGCTGCTGCCTACCT CTGTTTGATAAGCACGAGCTGCTGGAGTGCATAAAGAAGCTGATCGAGCTGGACCACGAGTGGGTTCCGTACTCCACCGACGCCAGCCTTTACATCAGACCCACCTTCATCGGCACCGAG CCTTCTTTGGGCGTGTCCAAACCAGGCCACGCCCTCCTGTTTGTCATCGTGGGGCCGGTGGGGCCGTACTTCACCACGGGAGCCTTCAGTCCCGTATCCCTGCTGGCGGATCCTCGCTTCGTGCGAGCCTGCAGGGGCGGAGTCGGAGCGTACAAGATGGGCAG taacTATGGGCCTACCATAGCCATCCAGAGCGAGGCGGTGAAGCAGGGCTGTCAGCAGGTGCTGTGGCTGTACGGAGGCAACGAGGAGATCACAGAGGTCGGCACCATGAACCTCTTCATCTACTGGACCAATGAGAAAGGAG AACGAGAACTGGTCACTCCTCCACTAGATGGCATCATTCTCCCCGGAGTCACCAGACAGTCTCTACTGGACCTGGCCAGACAGTGG GGTGAGTTCAAGGTGACGGAGCGGACCCTGGTCATGACGGAGCTGCTGGACGCCCTGAAAGGAGGACGGGTGTTGGAGGCGTTTGGAGCGGGGACGGCGTGTGTGGTGTGTCCCGTCGGCAGCCTGCTCTATAAAGGACAG CCTTTTGAAATCCCGACCATGAAGAACGGCCCTGATCTCGCCACCAGGTTCTACAAGGAGCTCACTGATATCCAG TACGGACGCTCGAGGAGCGACTGGGCGCCGGTCATCGTCGCCTGA
- the hsd17b14 gene encoding 17-beta-hydroxysteroid dehydrogenase 14 has protein sequence MASAQRYRDKVVIVTGGSKGIGRGIVKVFVQNGAKVVFCARGVEEGKHVEDKLNKAGPGLCLFVSCDVSKEEDIKRLITTTVERFGQIDCLVNNAGWHPPHKPTDDTGAEEFRELLNLNLISYFLASKFALPYLRKTQGNIINVSSLVASIGQKDAAPYVATKGAIISMTKAMAVDESRYNVRVNCFSPGNVMTPLWEELAGQTADAAAAIKEGENAQLLGRMGTEEESGLVALFLAADATFCTGVDLLLSGGAELNYGFKSQIHKI, from the exons ATGGCGAGTGCACAGAGATACCGAGACAAGGTGGTGATTGTGACCGGGGGATCGAAAGGTATCGGCAGGGGCATCGTTAAAGTGTTCG TGCAGAACGGAGCTAAAGTTGTCTTCTGCGCCAGAGGAG TCGAAGAAGGTAAACACGTGGAGGACAAGCTCAATAAGGCGGGGCCGGGTCTGTGTCTCTTCGTGTCTTGTGACGTCTCTAAAGAAGAGGACATTAAG AGGCTGATCACCACGACCGTCGAGCGCTTCGGACAAATCGACTGTCTGGTGAATAACGCAGGCTGGC ATCCTCCGCACAAACCCACGGACGACACCGGCGCAGAGGAGTTTCGAGAGTTACTCAACCTGAATCTGATCAGCTACTTCCTCGCATCCAAG TTTGCTCTTCCGTACTTGAGGAAAACACAAGGCAACATCATCAATGTCTCCAGCCTGGTGGCGTCTATCGGACAGAAGGACGCCGCTCCATACGTCGCCACCAAG GGGGCGATCATCTCTATGACCAAAGCCATGGCTGTAGATGAAAGTCGCTACAATGTGAGAGTTAACTG CTTTTCCCCTGGTAATGTGATGACACCACTGTGGGAGGAGCTTGCAGGCCAAACAGCCGATGCAGCCGCCGCCAttaaagagggagagaatgcACAG CTGCTGGGGCGGATGGGCACCGAGGAGGAAAGTGGACTCGTCGCTCTCTTCCTGGCCGCTGATGCCACCTTCTGCACCGGAGTAGACCTGCTCCTGAGCGGAGGAGCCGAGCTCAACTACGGCTTCAAGAGTCAGAttcataaaatttaa